One Rhodococcus sp. P1Y DNA window includes the following coding sequences:
- a CDS encoding GntR family transcriptional regulator yields the protein MGSNVTTGRTRTGASVATPLSVELDRGSPVPLYFQLAQAIEAAILGGQLAPGDRFENELALAKRLNLSRPTTRRAIQELVDKGLLVRKRGVGTQVVQSPVHRPVELTSLFDDLARAGQSPSTKLLDYHVGIPTDEVARELNLSDATEVVTIKRLRSTNGEPLALMTNHLPSAIAPDADELESQGLYQSLRTRGVHIRLARQRIGAKAADRDEAQLLDEKYKAPLLTMHRTAFDDSGSVVEFGSHAYRASRYYFDTTVVDR from the coding sequence ATGGGGTCGAATGTGACCACTGGTCGGACCCGAACTGGCGCATCAGTGGCAACACCCTTGTCCGTGGAGTTGGACAGGGGAAGTCCGGTACCGCTGTACTTCCAGCTGGCCCAGGCGATCGAGGCTGCCATCCTGGGCGGGCAGTTGGCGCCCGGAGATCGATTCGAGAACGAATTGGCTCTCGCCAAACGACTCAATCTCTCCCGGCCCACTACTCGGCGTGCGATTCAGGAATTGGTGGACAAGGGTCTGCTGGTTCGCAAGCGAGGCGTCGGTACCCAGGTCGTGCAGAGTCCCGTCCACCGGCCGGTCGAACTCACCAGCCTGTTCGACGACCTGGCTCGCGCCGGGCAGAGCCCGTCGACCAAACTTCTCGACTATCACGTGGGAATCCCGACCGACGAGGTTGCGCGAGAGCTCAATCTCTCCGACGCCACCGAGGTCGTGACGATCAAAAGGCTTCGAAGCACCAACGGTGAGCCGCTCGCGCTGATGACCAACCACTTGCCGTCCGCTATTGCTCCCGACGCCGACGAACTCGAGTCGCAGGGTCTGTATCAGTCGCTCCGCACTCGGGGAGTGCACATTCGGCTCGCGCGTCAGCGCATCGGCGCGAAAGCGGCCGATCGCGACGAGGCGCAACTGCTCGACGAAAAGTACAAGGCCCCGTTGCTCACCATGCATCGCACGGCGTTCGACGATTCGGGCAGCGTGGTGGAGTTCGGTTCGCATGCATACCGTGCCTCGCGCTACTACTTCGACACCACCGTGGTAGATCGTTAG
- a CDS encoding LacI family DNA-binding transcriptional regulator — translation MTQPTIRTVAAHAGVSKSLVSLVLRGSSSVSDDKRSAVERAIRELGYRPNLSARSLTQQRTDIVGVLLNDLRNPWFVDCLEGMNSVLRENGMTMFLADGRLDRSSDEAHLESFMNLRLDGLALVGTRMPSRAIAEAAASMPTVVVASRDLDLPGVDVVANDDELGTKLAVDHLVGLGHRRIAHIAGIGAVGDIRETSYRAAMAAHGLTRHVRVEPSDMTEDDGHAAAARLFDGRTRPSAVYAVNDIVAIGAMTACQDRGLAIPQDVSVVGYDNTYIARLRHVWLTSVDNATIEVGRRAATALVSRMSDKNSAGSLELVPPALQIRGSTAGTELR, via the coding sequence TTGACCCAGCCGACCATTCGAACTGTCGCTGCACACGCAGGCGTGTCCAAATCGCTTGTATCACTGGTTCTTCGAGGTTCGAGCTCGGTCAGCGACGACAAGCGCAGCGCCGTCGAGAGGGCCATCCGTGAACTCGGATACCGCCCCAACCTCAGCGCACGCAGCCTGACGCAGCAACGCACCGACATCGTCGGCGTACTCCTCAACGATCTACGCAACCCGTGGTTCGTCGACTGTCTCGAAGGTATGAATTCGGTTCTGCGAGAGAATGGAATGACAATGTTCCTCGCCGACGGTCGACTCGACCGCAGCTCGGACGAGGCCCATCTCGAGAGCTTCATGAACCTGCGACTCGACGGCCTCGCGCTCGTCGGAACGAGGATGCCGAGTCGAGCGATAGCCGAGGCGGCCGCATCGATGCCGACCGTCGTCGTCGCCAGCCGAGACCTCGACCTCCCCGGAGTCGACGTCGTGGCCAACGACGACGAACTCGGGACGAAACTCGCCGTCGATCACCTCGTGGGTCTCGGGCATCGCCGAATCGCTCATATCGCGGGAATCGGTGCGGTGGGCGATATCCGAGAGACCAGCTACCGAGCCGCGATGGCGGCACACGGACTGACGAGGCACGTACGTGTCGAACCAAGCGACATGACCGAGGACGACGGCCACGCCGCTGCCGCGCGATTGTTCGACGGACGGACACGACCGTCCGCCGTCTACGCCGTCAACGACATCGTTGCGATCGGTGCCATGACAGCGTGCCAAGATCGCGGATTGGCCATTCCGCAGGACGTCTCGGTCGTCGGTTACGACAACACATACATCGCGCGCCTGCGACACGTGTGGTTGACCAGCGTGGACAACGCAACAATCGAAGTGGGGCGACGCGCCGCCACCGCGCTGGTCTCTAGGATGAGCGACAAGAACTCCGCGGGGTCGTTGGAACTCGTGCCTCCCGCCCTGCAGATCAGGGGCTCGACGGCTGGAACCGAACTACGCTAA
- a CDS encoding Gfo/Idh/MocA family protein, translating into MSAAQAIRVGVTGFGWMGRVHTQAYARLLHHYPNLALAPTLASVADEVPGRSEEAVAQFGFENATTDWHDIETDSSIGAVSITAPNFLHRSIGTAMAAAGKHIWIEKPVGLSADDARAVALAADAAGVQTAVGFNYRNAPAVEEAKALISSGEIGSVTHARFRFFSDYAAHPDGALSWRFERARGGNGVLGDLASHGSDLLWYLLGDIDSLVADTAVFVPQRAKPSGATSGHALATGGELGPVENEDYVSSQIRLASGARATLEASRVSVGEQNAYGFEIHGTKGAVFWDFRRLGELGVSVGDRYQDQPVSTLFVGPKQGEYGAFQPGSASAMGYDDLKVIEAKRFLQSIAEGKPVGATVWDAVRSAEVLDAMTESVASGSWVEPGA; encoded by the coding sequence GTGAGTGCAGCGCAGGCCATCCGTGTAGGTGTCACCGGTTTCGGCTGGATGGGTCGCGTGCATACGCAGGCCTACGCCCGCCTGCTTCACCATTATCCGAACCTGGCACTCGCGCCGACGCTTGCGTCGGTAGCTGACGAAGTGCCGGGCCGTTCGGAAGAGGCGGTAGCGCAGTTCGGGTTCGAGAACGCAACCACCGACTGGCACGATATCGAAACCGACTCGTCGATCGGGGCGGTGTCCATCACTGCGCCGAACTTCTTGCACCGCAGCATCGGAACGGCGATGGCGGCAGCAGGCAAGCACATCTGGATCGAGAAGCCGGTCGGTCTGTCCGCAGACGACGCCCGTGCTGTCGCACTCGCCGCCGACGCAGCAGGCGTGCAAACGGCCGTCGGGTTCAACTATCGAAACGCGCCGGCAGTCGAAGAAGCCAAGGCGCTCATCTCCTCCGGTGAGATCGGGTCCGTGACGCACGCGCGGTTCCGCTTCTTCAGTGACTACGCCGCCCACCCCGACGGCGCCCTCAGCTGGCGGTTCGAGCGAGCCCGTGGTGGCAACGGTGTGCTCGGAGACCTAGCATCGCACGGGTCCGATCTACTCTGGTACTTGTTGGGAGACATCGATTCTCTCGTCGCCGACACCGCAGTGTTCGTGCCGCAGCGCGCGAAGCCGAGCGGTGCGACGAGCGGGCATGCACTCGCCACCGGCGGTGAACTCGGCCCGGTCGAGAACGAGGACTACGTCAGCAGTCAGATTCGCCTCGCATCGGGCGCTCGCGCAACCCTCGAGGCGAGCCGTGTGTCAGTGGGCGAACAGAATGCATACGGCTTCGAGATCCACGGAACGAAAGGCGCGGTCTTCTGGGACTTCCGCCGGCTCGGTGAGCTCGGTGTGAGCGTCGGAGATCGGTACCAAGATCAGCCGGTATCGACTCTGTTCGTCGGCCCGAAGCAGGGTGAGTACGGCGCGTTCCAGCCCGGTTCGGCCTCCGCGATGGGATACGACGACCTCAAGGTCATCGAGGCCAAGCGGTTCCTGCAGTCCATCGCAGAAGGCAAGCCCGTCGGCGCGACGGTGTGGGACGCGGTCCGCAGTGCCGAGGTCCTCGATGCGATGACCGAGTCGGTCGCGTCGGGAAGCTGGGTCGAGCCCGGCGCTTAG